A window of Eretmochelys imbricata isolate rEreImb1 chromosome 25, rEreImb1.hap1, whole genome shotgun sequence contains these coding sequences:
- the LOC144257530 gene encoding la-related protein 6-like: protein MSSHGSLVALGLGSQPRCSTPMQVQTTPFSTLHFLPHKGQPLPTLSQEDFFENFDGSFYDLNDIFGADSFECDSSVPDSHLIQRIVSQVEFYLSDENLAKDAFLLKHVQKNKLGFVSIKLLTSFKKVKYLTRDWRITLYALQFSELLEVNEEGTKVRRKIPIPESLLSIPPSKLLLAWNLLPQEQGMSPPLQKSFIETITKMFSPFGAIASIRILRPGKKLPADVKKYSSRYPELLTKCCALVEYENLESARKAYEELNHGQGSPGRESIKVVRLSGKGSKKKSGDDVEEVELVDQLARKQQASERLAYATGDSFFCSSSESDSTPASPPVLMQKYLSTPAWSACSLGVSFKPSFFSSPHASPLLSNKSLAHPHCPSPLAAELGNGGSSSPDTSPEFRRFSDSCWDSGIGSGSSWVQRRRVAAHSQSLEARALPCCSLELRKMPDPFGLRPGVMRLPRGPDGTKGFYNSIGRGKLVLRH from the exons ATGTCGTCCCATGGTTCCTTGGTGGCCCTGGGGCTTGGTTCCCAGCCCAGGTGTAGCACCCCCATGCAAGTGCAAACGACCCCCTTTTCTACTCTGCACTTCCTGCCACACAAGGGccagcctctccccacactcAGCCAGGAAGACTTCTTTGAGAACTTTGATGG GAGCTTCTATGACCTGAATGACATTTTTGGGGCTGACTCGTTCGAGTGCGACTCCTCGGTGCCCGACTCCCATCTGATCCAGAGGATTGTGTCTCAAGTGGAGTTCTACTTGTCTGATGAGAACCTGGCCAAGGATGCCTTCCTCCTGAAGCACGTTCAGAAGAACAAATTGGGCTTTGTCAGCATCAAACTGCTGACATCTTTCAAGAAG GTGAAATACCTAACCCGAGACTGGAGGATCACTCTCTATGCCCTGCAGTTCTCGGAGCTGCTGGAGGTGAACGAAGAAGGGACTAAAGTGAGAAGGAAAATCCCCATCCCGGAGTCTCTCCTGAGCATCCCACCAAGCAAGCTGCTCCTTGCCTGGAACCTCCTACCCCAGGAACAGGGAATGTCGCCACCGCTCCAGAAGAGCTTCATTGAGACCATCACTAAAATGTTCAGCCCCTTCGGCGCCATCGCCTCCATTCGCATCTTGAGGCCAGGCAAGAAGCTGCCCGCTGACGTGAAGAAGTATTCCTCCCGCTACCCTGAGCTCCTGACCAAGTGCTGTGCCCTGGTGGAGTATGAAAACCTAGAGAGTGCTAGGAAGGCTTATGAGGAGCTGAACCATGGCCAGGGCTCCCCCGGCAGAGAGAGCATCAAGGTGGTCCGTCTCTCTGGGAAGGGCTCCAAAAAGAAGAGCGGGGATGACGTAGAAGAGGTGGAGCTGGTGGACCAGCTGGCCAGGAAGCAGCAGGCGTCGGAGAGGCTGGCTTATGCCACGGGAGATTCTTTCTTCTGCAGCTCTTCGGAGTCTGACAGCACGCCGGCTTCCCCTCCCGTCCTGATGCAGAAGTATCTCTCCACTCCAGCGTGGTCCGCCTGCAGCCTGGGCGTGAGCTTCAAACCCTCCTTCTTCAGCAGCCCTCACGCCAGCCCTCTTCTCTCCAATAAAAGCCTGGCTCACCCCCACTGCCCTTCACCGCTGGCTGCCGAGCTGGGCAATGGTGGCTCCTCCAGCCCAGACACGAGTCCCGAGTTCCGAAGATTTTCCGATTCCTGCTGGGACAGCGGGATTGGCTCTGGCAGCTCATGGGTCCAGCGGCGACGGGTGGCCGCCCATAGCCAGTCTCTGGAAGCCAGAGCTCTACCCTGCTGCTCTCTGGAGTTAAGAAAGATGCCAGATCCCTTTGGCCTTCGACCTGGGGTGATGCGCCTGCCCCGTGGTCCAGATGGCACCAAAGGCTTCTACAACAGCATTGGGAGAGGAAAGCTGGTCCTAAGACACTAG